One window from the genome of Pyramidobacter piscolens W5455 encodes:
- the murI gene encoding glutamate racemase, with the protein MDKLSPVGVFDSGVGGFSVVKEIQKVLPGEDVLYYGDSANMPYGNRSGEEILHLTRQILAFLERRGVKAAAVACNTISSLIDRYRDDYPFKIFSVIEAGAASVATLDADCVGVIGTVFTARSGAYHRLINAVRPEMKVYAQGCPNLARLIDGGDLRPESIDPELRAAVEPLLAQAPIRHLILGCTHYPLVSGYLNRLYPQLTLIDPAHEQALAVKRFLESQGLLNDAGSGSLELNTSGDAAQYAEAARRFGLKEPRAINTVAAAQPL; encoded by the coding sequence ATGGATAAGCTGAGTCCCGTGGGCGTTTTCGATTCCGGAGTGGGGGGCTTTTCCGTCGTCAAGGAAATACAAAAAGTCCTGCCGGGAGAAGATGTGCTCTATTACGGCGACAGCGCCAACATGCCTTACGGCAACAGATCGGGCGAGGAGATCCTGCATCTGACGCGCCAGATCCTCGCGTTTTTGGAGCGGCGCGGCGTCAAGGCGGCGGCCGTGGCCTGCAACACGATTTCTTCGCTGATCGACCGGTACCGCGACGATTATCCGTTCAAGATTTTCAGCGTCATCGAAGCGGGCGCCGCTTCCGTGGCGACGCTGGACGCCGATTGCGTCGGCGTGATCGGGACCGTCTTCACGGCGCGGTCGGGGGCGTACCATCGCCTCATCAACGCCGTCCGGCCGGAAATGAAGGTCTACGCCCAAGGCTGTCCCAATCTGGCGCGCCTGATCGACGGCGGCGACCTTCGTCCCGAATCGATCGATCCCGAGCTGCGCGCGGCGGTGGAACCGCTGTTGGCACAAGCGCCGATCCGGCACCTGATCCTGGGCTGCACTCACTATCCGTTGGTTTCCGGGTATCTGAACCGTCTTTATCCGCAGCTGACGCTGATCGACCCCGCTCATGAGCAGGCGCTGGCGGTGAAGCGTTTTCTCGAATCGCAGGGGCTGCTCAACGACGCCGGCTCCGGCAGCCTGGAGCTGAACACGTCCGGAGACGCGGCACAGTACGCCGAAGCGGCGCGGCGCTTCGGCCTGAAGGAGCCGCGCGCGATCAACACCGTCGCGGCCGCTCAGCCGCTTTAG
- a CDS encoding DUF6305 family protein, whose amino-acid sequence MRRVFSAMIAVFTLATAACAADVALTSIGQGPDAMMVKVVMRALKVVPDYDALMRPEALQNQKVLVAVVGGSSKGLGAAGIDKEEEVARAKALLDAAAKKGVKVLIMHVGGEGRRGTLSDLFINAAAPYADGMIVVDGGNSDGVFDKYADERKIVIQTAPNVKGTKEPLGKFLADWNVAQ is encoded by the coding sequence ATGAGAAGAGTTTTTTCCGCGATGATCGCCGTGTTTACCCTGGCGACGGCCGCTTGCGCCGCCGACGTGGCCCTGACCTCGATCGGCCAGGGGCCCGATGCGATGATGGTGAAAGTGGTTATGCGCGCCCTGAAGGTGGTTCCCGATTATGATGCGCTGATGAGGCCCGAAGCGCTGCAGAACCAAAAGGTTCTGGTCGCCGTCGTCGGCGGGAGTTCCAAGGGGCTTGGCGCGGCGGGCATCGACAAGGAAGAAGAAGTGGCGCGTGCGAAGGCCCTGCTCGACGCGGCCGCAAAGAAGGGCGTGAAGGTCCTGATCATGCACGTGGGCGGCGAGGGACGCCGCGGCACTCTGTCCGACCTGTTCATCAACGCGGCGGCTCCTTACGCCGACGGCATGATCGTCGTCGACGGCGGCAACTCCGACGGGGTGTTCGACAAGTACGCCGACGAAAGGAAGATCGTCATCCAGACCGCTCCCAACGTGAAGGGGACAAAGGAACCGCTGGGCAAGTTCCTCGCCGACTGGAACGTGGCTCAGTAA